The Candidatus Koribacter versatilis Ellin345 genome has a segment encoding these proteins:
- a CDS encoding sensor histidine kinase: protein MRRLSPGFSAEEEQRVERALATARVIVALTSLVAVHVDPTDPEKYRQTAYVVLLCYTAWSAAISAALRWRRANRHFVHLIHIGDVIWPSLLCLYTDGADSPFFTLYLFSLLSAAFRWGLWETAATSIASVGILGFESVMLVKGPAAWRDLEAGDLEVNKFIIRCVYLLLAGLMIGYLAESEKELRAENGLITRMLSRIRVDFGLANSLTTVMTGFSDVFRGDRALMLARDVNSGRIFLWQTHGDATEARAFVREVSLNEVGIYDPTAAADAFFYTTNPRFSGAHYSAIERDGTRVKHETPQGLTIPDGAQSLLSLSFNFGQEWAGRMIVLDPQLGRDVEQELRFAQNIVRQVGPALYSVYLLRRLRTRAGAIERARVARELHDGAIQSLIAVEMQVDVIRRQSVGESARLAAELARVQHLLQQEVINLRELMQQMKPVDMGPQQFLDYLADYVDRFRRDTGIYVRFVTDLQEVTLTPKVCRELTRVVQEGLINVRKHSGARNAMVRFAQENNHWLLMIDDDGRGFDFTGRRNLIELDTIRRGPAIIKERVRSIGGELVIQSTPGEGSRLEIMVPKKGHASHG from the coding sequence TTGCGTCGGTTGAGTCCCGGCTTCTCCGCAGAAGAGGAGCAGCGCGTTGAGCGGGCGCTAGCCACCGCCCGTGTCATTGTTGCCCTGACCTCGCTGGTCGCGGTGCATGTGGACCCGACCGATCCCGAGAAATACCGGCAGACTGCCTATGTGGTGCTGTTGTGCTATACGGCGTGGAGTGCGGCGATCTCCGCTGCGCTGCGCTGGCGGCGAGCGAACCGGCACTTCGTGCACCTCATCCACATCGGCGACGTGATCTGGCCTTCCCTGCTCTGTCTTTATACCGATGGCGCGGACAGTCCGTTTTTTACCTTGTACCTGTTTTCGCTGCTTTCGGCGGCCTTCCGCTGGGGGCTGTGGGAGACAGCCGCGACGTCAATCGCCAGCGTGGGTATCCTCGGCTTCGAGTCGGTGATGCTGGTCAAAGGGCCGGCGGCGTGGCGCGATCTCGAGGCCGGCGATCTTGAGGTCAACAAGTTCATCATCCGCTGCGTGTACTTGCTTTTGGCGGGCTTAATGATCGGCTATCTCGCGGAGAGCGAGAAAGAACTGCGCGCGGAAAACGGATTGATTACGCGAATGTTGAGTCGAATTCGCGTGGACTTTGGGCTGGCGAACAGTTTAACCACGGTCATGACCGGGTTCTCCGATGTGTTCCGTGGCGATCGCGCCTTGATGCTGGCGCGAGACGTGAATAGCGGCAGGATTTTTCTTTGGCAGACCCATGGCGACGCAACGGAAGCGCGCGCTTTCGTGCGCGAAGTGTCGCTGAATGAGGTGGGGATCTACGATCCGACCGCTGCGGCAGACGCCTTCTTCTATACGACGAATCCGCGCTTCAGCGGCGCCCATTACTCGGCAATCGAGCGCGACGGCACGCGGGTGAAACATGAAACTCCGCAAGGCTTGACAATTCCTGACGGAGCGCAGAGTTTGCTCAGTCTGTCGTTCAATTTCGGCCAGGAGTGGGCGGGGCGGATGATTGTGCTCGATCCCCAACTGGGCCGCGACGTGGAGCAGGAGTTACGTTTTGCGCAGAACATCGTCCGACAAGTAGGCCCCGCGTTGTATAGCGTGTATCTGTTGCGGAGGCTGCGTACGCGGGCGGGGGCGATTGAACGGGCCCGCGTGGCCCGCGAACTACACGATGGTGCCATCCAGTCGTTGATTGCCGTCGAAATGCAAGTGGATGTGATCCGGCGGCAGTCAGTGGGAGAGTCGGCGAGATTGGCGGCGGAACTCGCACGGGTACAGCATTTGTTGCAGCAGGAAGTGATTAACCTGCGCGAGCTTATGCAGCAGATGAAGCCTGTGGACATGGGGCCGCAGCAGTTCCTGGACTACCTGGCGGATTATGTTGACCGCTTCCGGCGCGACACTGGCATTTACGTGCGATTCGTGACCGACCTGCAGGAGGTTACACTGACTCCGAAGGTTTGCCGCGAGCTGACCCGGGTGGTGCAGGAAGGACTTATTAACGTTCGAAAGCACAGCGGGGCACGAAACGCGATGGTGCGGTTCGCGCAGGAAAATAATCACTGGCTCCTGATGATTGACGACGACGGAAGAGGATTTGACTTCACAGGACGCCGCAACCTCATAGAATTGGATACCATTCGCCGCGGCCCGGCCATCATCAAGGAGCGGGTGCGGTCAATCGGCGGAGAACTCGTTATCCAATCGACACCCGGCGAAGGATCGCGCCTGGAGATAATGGTTCCGAAGAAAGGACATGCAAGCCATGGATAA
- a CDS encoding MerR family transcriptional regulator, which yields MARKRKQGAYMISTVAEMYNIHPQTLRLYEREGLLKPSRTEGNTRLYTDEDIERLEFILSLARDLGVNISGIAIILQMRERMELMQKQMSEFVTYIQKEVMHRAQAVDPSQGALVPTRRTIVPAERERKR from the coding sequence ATGGCTCGCAAGCGTAAACAGGGCGCGTACATGATCTCCACCGTCGCGGAGATGTATAACATTCATCCGCAGACGCTTAGGCTGTATGAGCGCGAGGGGCTGCTGAAACCGTCGCGGACCGAGGGAAATACGCGGCTCTATACCGACGAAGACATCGAGCGGTTGGAGTTCATCCTGTCGCTGGCGCGTGACCTCGGCGTGAACATTTCGGGGATTGCGATCATCCTGCAAATGCGCGAGCGGATGGAACTGATGCAGAAACAGATGTCGGAGTTCGTGACCTACATCCAGAAGGAAGTTATGCATCGCGCCCAGGCAGTGGATCCCTCGCAGGGAGCGCTGGTGCCGACGCGAAGGACGATTGTGCCGGCGGAGCGCGAGCGGAAGAGATAG
- a CDS encoding APC family permease, producing the protein MATSTLEQRPNPTISVSRPASFPKNSQKLTLWPLVAATFFMVSGGTYGTEDIIGGSGFARGILILLITPILWSLPTSLMIGELASAMPEEGGYYVWVRRAMGNFWGFQEAWLSLAASIFDMAIYPTLFVTYLTKLFPYFGIGHRGVVVALAIVVICAAMNIAGIRVVATTSLWLFVLLSIPFVAIAVLAPLKHGAFAGSMTGHSTSDVGLIGGILICMWNYMGWDNATTVAGEVHKPQKTYPRAMGVAVAIVAISYTLPFAAMWVTGISPSAFGEGSWADIAGMLGGPALRMAIVVGGMLSAFGMFNALVLSYSRLPLAMAQDGLMPHVFTKMTPRTRAPWVAIVACAVAWAMCLGLGFERLVTIDILLYGGSLGLEFLALIVLRIKAPNMERPYKVPGGLWGAIALSIAPMALLGFSIYHGQGETVMGMNALWFGLLVVSGGVVAYGLKRLLHPTGWFVKSSPEEQVAA; encoded by the coding sequence TTGGCCACTTCGACGCTTGAGCAGCGCCCCAACCCGACCATCTCTGTCTCCCGCCCCGCTTCGTTCCCGAAGAATTCGCAGAAGCTCACCTTGTGGCCGCTTGTCGCCGCAACGTTCTTCATGGTCTCCGGCGGTACTTACGGTACCGAGGACATCATTGGAGGCTCCGGCTTCGCGCGCGGCATTTTGATCCTGCTGATCACGCCCATCCTGTGGAGCCTGCCGACGTCGCTGATGATCGGCGAGCTTGCATCGGCCATGCCTGAAGAGGGCGGCTACTACGTGTGGGTGCGCCGTGCGATGGGCAATTTCTGGGGATTCCAGGAAGCCTGGCTCTCGCTGGCGGCGAGCATTTTCGATATGGCGATTTACCCGACGCTCTTCGTCACCTACCTGACGAAGCTGTTTCCGTATTTCGGCATCGGACATCGCGGGGTCGTGGTGGCTTTGGCGATCGTGGTGATCTGTGCGGCGATGAACATCGCCGGCATTCGCGTCGTGGCGACAACTTCCTTGTGGCTGTTCGTACTGCTCTCGATCCCGTTTGTGGCGATCGCGGTGCTCGCGCCGCTGAAGCATGGCGCGTTTGCGGGCAGCATGACCGGGCATAGCACATCCGACGTTGGACTGATTGGCGGAATCCTGATCTGCATGTGGAACTACATGGGTTGGGACAATGCGACGACCGTCGCCGGCGAAGTGCATAAGCCGCAGAAGACTTATCCACGGGCGATGGGCGTGGCGGTGGCGATCGTAGCGATCAGCTATACCCTGCCGTTCGCGGCGATGTGGGTCACCGGCATCAGCCCCTCGGCCTTTGGCGAGGGCTCGTGGGCCGATATTGCCGGGATGCTTGGCGGCCCAGCGCTGCGAATGGCGATTGTTGTCGGCGGCATGCTGTCGGCGTTTGGGATGTTTAACGCGCTGGTGCTGAGCTACTCGCGGTTGCCGCTGGCGATGGCGCAGGACGGCCTGATGCCACACGTCTTCACCAAGATGACGCCGCGGACACGCGCGCCCTGGGTGGCGATTGTGGCTTGCGCGGTGGCGTGGGCGATGTGCCTCGGCCTCGGCTTCGAGAGATTGGTGACTATCGATATCCTGCTCTATGGCGGCAGCCTGGGACTGGAGTTCCTGGCGTTGATCGTGTTGCGCATTAAGGCGCCGAACATGGAACGTCCGTACAAAGTTCCCGGCGGACTATGGGGCGCGATCGCGCTGAGCATCGCCCCGATGGCACTGCTTGGGTTCTCGATCTACCACGGCCAGGGCGAGACGGTGATGGGCATGAACGCGTTGTGGTTCGGCTTGCTCGTGGTTTCGGGCGGCGTGGTCGCTTATGGTCTGAAGCGGCTGCTGCATCCGACGGGATGGTTTGTGAAGAGTTCGCCGGAGGAGCAGGTCGCGGCGTAA